The following coding sequences are from one Nicotiana tabacum cultivar K326 chromosome 1, ASM71507v2, whole genome shotgun sequence window:
- the LOC107766085 gene encoding putative methyltransferase TCM_000331: MVLEKSLPMTAGDSECSYANNSILQRTVIVKAKPVLEDTVKNMFKNGDFPMCFTMADLGCSSGPNTLLSISNVIDIVHNLCKEKNKYDEPPEFQVYLNDLPDNDFNSVFKSIPSFLENLKKEKGDKFGNNCYIAGVPGSFYERLFPSNSLNFVHSSYSLHWLSQVPKGLESNKGSIFISKSSPPQVLEAYFKQFEKDFSSFLHFRSQELISGGHMVLVCVGRSSPDPKSYDSCCLMDLLTKSLLHLAAEGKIKEDEIDSFNMPSYTPYEEEIKKIIQMEGSFTLERLEAFESDMAAIENPNGKHFEDSAKLAVKTIRAVTEVMLASHFETSIIDNLFEIYIKYVTEYLSMGRPIKFFNISLCLQKV, encoded by the exons ATGGTGCTCGAGAAAAGTCTACCAATGACTGCAGGAGATTCAGAATGCAGTTATGCCAATAACTCAATCCTCCAG AGAACAGTGATAGTAAAGGCAAAACCTGTGTTAGAAGACACAGTAAAAAATATGTTCAAGAATGGTGACTTTCCAATGTGTTTCACAATGGCAGATTTGGGTTGTTCTTCAGGACCAAATACTCTTTTATCCATCAGCAATGTTATTGACATAGTTCATAATTTGTGCAAAGAAAAAAACAAGTATGATGAGCCACCAGAATTTCAAGTGTATTTGAATGATCTACCAGATAATGATTTCAACAGTGTGTTCAAATCAATTCCGTCATTTCTTGAGAAtttgaaaaaagagaaaggagataAGTTTGGAAATAATTGTTACATAGCAGGAGTTCCTGGTTCTTTTTATGAAAGGCTTTTTCCTAGCAACAGCTTGAACTTTGTTCATTCCTCCTATAGCCTCCATTGGCTTTCTCAG GTTCCAAAAGGATTGGAGAGCAACAAGGGAAGTATATTTATATCAAAGTCAAGCCCTCCCCAAGTACTAGAAGCATATTTCAAACAATTTGAGAAGGATTTTTCAAGCTTTCTACACTTTCGTTCTCAAGAACTAATTAGTGGAGGGCATATGGTCCTTGTGTGTGTTGGTAGGAGCAGTCCAGATCCAAAAAGCTATGATTCTTGCTGTTTGATGGATTTGCTAACAAAGTCACTTCTTCATTTAGCAGCCGAG GGCAAAATCAAAGAAGATGaaattgattcatttaacatgCCTTCTTATACACCATATGAAGAAGAGATAAAGAAGATCATACAAATGGAGGGATCATTTACTCTTGAAAGACTTGAAGCCTTTGAGAGTGATATGGCTGCCATTGAGAACCCTAATGGCAAACATTTCGAGGATAGTGCCAAATTAGCAGTTAAGACTATAAGAGCTGTTACTGAGGTTATGTTGGCTTCTCATTTTGAAACCTCCATAATTGATAATCTATTCGAAATTTATATAAAGTATGTCACTGAATATTTATCAATGGGTAGACCGATAAAGTTCTTTAACATCAGTCTATGCCTGCAAAAAGTTTGA